A genomic segment from Bacillus cereus G9842 encodes:
- a CDS encoding flavodoxin: MSKLVMIFASMSGNTEEMADHIAGVIRETENEIEVIDIMDSPEASILEQYDGIILGAYTWGDGDLPDDFLDFYDAMDSIDLTGKKAAVFGSCDSAYPKYGVAVDILIEKLQERGAAVVLEGLKVELTPEDEDVEKCLQFGAKFVKHLS; encoded by the coding sequence TTGAGTAAGTTAGTAATGATTTTTGCAAGTATGAGTGGAAATACAGAGGAAATGGCTGACCATATTGCCGGCGTAATTCGTGAAACAGAAAATGAAATTGAAGTTATTGATATTATGGATTCACCAGAAGCTTCTATATTGGAACAGTATGATGGAATTATTTTAGGTGCATACACATGGGGAGATGGTGATCTTCCTGATGATTTCTTAGATTTTTATGATGCAATGGATTCTATTGATTTAACTGGGAAAAAAGCGGCCGTATTCGGATCATGTGATTCGGCTTATCCGAAATACGGAGTGGCGGTTGACATTTTAATAGAAAAGCTACAAGAGCGCGGAGCAGCAGTTGTGTTAGAAGGACTAAAAGTAGAATTAACGCCAGAAGATGAAGATGTAGAAAAATGTTTACAGTTTGGAGCTAAATTTGTAAAACACCTTTCTTAA